A portion of the Sus scrofa isolate TJ Tabasco breed Duroc chromosome 5, Sscrofa11.1, whole genome shotgun sequence genome contains these proteins:
- the KRT2 gene encoding keratin, type II cytoskeletal 2 epidermal (The RefSeq protein has 1 substitution, 1 non-frameshifting indel compared to this genomic sequence): MSCQLSCKSRGGGGGGGGGGGRFRGFSSGSAVVSGGSRGSTTSFSCLSRHGGGGRGFGGGGFGSRSLVGLGGTKSISISVAGGGGSFGSGGGFGSRGSGFGGGSGFGGGSGFGGGSGFGGGGFGGGGFGGGRFGGGGALGGFGNLGGLGGFGPGGYPGGGIHEVSVNQSLLQPLNLKIDPEIQNVKSQEREQIKTLNNKFACFIDKVRFLEQQNQVLKTKWELLQQIDVRTCTINLEPLFQEYISRLQNQVNMLCAEKTSQDTELNNQQDLVEEFRKKYEDEINKRTAAENDFVTLKKDVDNAYINKADLQAKVDVLSQELAFLKILFDAELSQMQQNVTETNVILSMDNSRNLDLNDIISEVQSQYEEIAHRSKAEAEALYHSKYEELQITAGKHGDSLKEVKMEICELNRMIQRLQAEISQVRKQCKNVQDSIADAEQRGENALKDAQNKLKELEEALQKAKENLACLLRDYQELMNVKLALDVEIATYRKLLEGEECRMSGDLSSNVTMSVTSSTISSNVASRAGFGGHGSGGKWSSSGGGYSSGSSSYSSGGRGSSSRGGGGGSYGSGGSFKGGSGSGGGYSSGGGYSSGGGSRGGAGFGGGGGSKSGSGSGGGGSCSERGASGSGEGCGSSVTFSFR; the protein is encoded by the exons ATGAGTTGTCAGCTCTCCTGCAAAtctcgaggaggaggaggaggaggaggaggaagattcCGGGGCTTCAGCAGTGGCTCAGCTGTGGTCTCTGGAGGGAGCCGGGGATCAACCACCAGCTTCTCCTGCTTGAGCCGCCATGGCGGTGGTGGAAGGGGCTTTGGTGGAGGCGGCTTTGGCAGTCGGAGTCTTGTTGGCCTTGGAGGGACCAAGAGCATCTCCATTAGTGTGGCTGGAGGAGGTGGAAGCTTTGGCTCCGGTGGAGGATTTGGTAGCAGAGGAAGTGGCTTTGGAGGTGGCAGCGGCTTTGGAGGTGGCAGCGGCTTTGGAGGTGGCAGCGGCTTTGGAGGTGGTGGTTTTGGTGGAGGCGGCTTTGGTGGCGGCCGCTTTGGAGGTGGTGGTGCTTTAGGAGGTTTTGGAAATTTGGGGGGTCTTGGTGGCTTTGGGCCTGGAGGATACCCTGGGGGAGGCATCCATGAAGTGTCTGTCAATCAGAGCCTACTGCAGCCTCTCAACTTGAAAATTGACCCTGAGATACAGAATGTGAAGTCTCAGGAGCGGGAGCAGATCAAAACTCTCAACAACAAATTTGCCTGCTTCATCGACAAG GTGCGGTTCCTGGAACAGCAGAACCAGGTGCTGAAGACCAAATGGGAGCTGCTACAACAAATTGATGTCAGAACCTGTACCATCAACCTGGAGCCCCTCTTTCAGGAGTATATCTCCAGACTTCAGAATCAAGTGAACATGCTTTGTGCAGAAAAAACATCACAGGATACAGAGCTGAACAACCAGCAGGATCTTGTTGAGGAATTTAGGAAGAA GTATGAGGATGAAATCAACAAGCGGACAGCTGCCGAGAATGATTTTGTGACACTTAAAAAg GATGTGGACAACGCCTACATAAATAAGGCAGATCTGCAGGCCAAAGTGGACGTACTGAGCCAGGAACTTGCGTTCCTGAAAATCCTCTTTGATGCG GAGCTGTCCCAGATGCAACAGAATGTCACCGAAACCAATGTCATCCTGTCCATGGACAACAGCCGCAACCTGGACCTGAATGACATCATCTCTGAGGTCCAGAGCCAGTATGAAGAGATTGCCCATAGGAGCAAGGCTGAGGCGGAGGCTCTGTATCATAGCAAG TATGAGGAGCTCCAGATCACAGCTGGGAAGcatggagacagcctgaaggAGGTGAAAATGGAGATCTGTGAGCTGAACCGCATGATCCAGAGGCTACAAGCGGAGATCTCCCAAGTGCGGAAGCAG TGTAAGAATGTGCAAGACTCCATAGCAGATGCTGAGCAGAGGGGAGAAAATGCCCTCAAAGATGCCCAAAACAAGCtgaaggagctggaggaagctCTGCAGAAGGCCAAAGAGAACCTGGCCTGCCTGCTGCGTGACTACCAGGAGCTGATGAACGTCAAGCTGGCTTTGGATGTGGAGATTGCCACCTACCGCAAGCTGCTGGAGGGCGAGGAGTGCAG AATGTCTGGAGACCTCAGCAGCAACGTGACCGTGT cTGTGACAAGCAGCACCATTTCTTCCAACGTGGCATCCAGGGCTGGCTTTGGGGGCCATGGTTCTGGAGGTAAATGGTCCAGTTCTGGAGGAGGATACAGCTCTGGAagcagcagttacagctctggaggcagaggatccagctccagaggtggtggtggagggagcTATGGCTCTGGAGGAAGCTTCAAAGGAGGCTCAGGCTCTGGAGGAGGCTATAGTTCTGGAGGTGGCTACAGTTCTGGAGGCGGCTCTAGAGGAGGCGCTGGTTTTGGAGGGGGAGGTGGCTCCAAGTCAGGTTCCGGCTCTGGAGGGGGAGGTTCTTGCTCTGAAAGGGGTGCTTCTGGCTCAGGAGAAGGTTGCGGTTCCAGCGTGACCTTCTCTTTTAGATAA